One window of Pirellulales bacterium genomic DNA carries:
- a CDS encoding class I SAM-dependent methyltransferase, with amino-acid sequence MATTTTEKGYRGMGMEGPIARWYARITRPSLPEFQAIAQRVAAAVAPGGSVLEVAPGPGYFAIELARLGGRHVTGLDISHTFVEIARRNAIEAAVDVDFQQGNAAAMPFPADSFDYLLCRAAFKNFSDPESSLREMHRVLKPGGRAQIIDLRRDVTPDAIRQEVQNLKLGVLNSFVVRQTFRFMLIKRAYTRGQFRQMIAESPFQGGEIQDSLVGVEIMLTK; translated from the coding sequence ATGGCCACGACGACAACGGAAAAAGGCTACCGCGGGATGGGCATGGAAGGCCCCATCGCCCGTTGGTACGCGCGCATTACCCGACCGTCGCTGCCGGAGTTTCAGGCGATTGCTCAACGAGTTGCGGCCGCCGTTGCGCCCGGAGGCAGCGTGCTGGAGGTGGCGCCCGGGCCAGGCTATTTCGCGATCGAGTTGGCCAGGCTCGGTGGCCGCCACGTGACAGGACTCGACATCAGCCACACCTTTGTCGAGATCGCGCGACGCAATGCGATCGAGGCCGCAGTCGACGTCGATTTTCAGCAGGGAAACGCGGCCGCGATGCCCTTCCCTGCCGACAGCTTCGATTACCTGCTCTGTCGCGCCGCGTTCAAGAATTTCTCCGATCCGGAGAGCTCCCTTCGCGAAATGCACCGCGTTCTCAAGCCGGGCGGCCGCGCGCAGATTATCGACCTGCGTCGCGATGTGACGCCTGACGCGATCCGGCAGGAAGTCCAGAATTTGAAATTGGGAGTGCTCAACTCATTCGTCGTTCGGCAGACTTTTCGCTTCATGCTGATCAAGCGGGCGTATACGAGGGGCCAATTTCGACAGATGATCGCCGAGAGCCCTTTTCAGGGTGGCGAGATTCAAGACTCGCTCGTCGGCGTCGAGATTATGCTCACCAAGTGA